One window from the genome of Mycobacteriales bacterium encodes:
- a CDS encoding DUF6131 family protein encodes MIIIGIVLMLIGFIVGIPVLWTLGIISLVVGLVLMALGSAGRAIGGRRHYW; translated from the coding sequence GTGATCATCATAGGCATCGTGTTGATGCTGATCGGTTTCATCGTCGGCATCCCGGTGTTGTGGACGCTGGGGATCATCTCGCTGGTCGTCGGACTGGTGCTCATGGCACTCGGTTCCGCGGGCCGCGCGATCGGTGGCCGCCGGCACTACTGGTAG
- a CDS encoding sugar ABC transporter permease — translation MTTIAPPAAAGTATSDRPAGSGPQRKTGLAMLFLAPSLIGVIFFLLIPVVLVIILSFVKWDLLRPAKFVGFSNYLNIFKYDHMAHSLLVTLYYVVLNIPIQTAIALGLAILLNRHLPATGLLRVICVLPFLATPVAMAVVWNWFFDPNTGAINTLLSLVGIHGPAWLASTATAMPVIAFANIWQYAGYNMLFFLAGLQAIPNHLYEAARVDGASKIQQFTRITLPLLRPTMLFVLVTGVIGSFQVFDMVFVLTQGGPGYATQVVNLQIYQSAFVAFNIGDASAMSVILFLIILAFTVAQFAYFRRRTVYEMT, via the coding sequence ATGACGACCATCGCGCCACCGGCCGCGGCCGGGACCGCCACCAGCGACCGCCCGGCTGGTAGCGGACCACAGCGCAAGACCGGGCTCGCGATGTTGTTCCTCGCACCCAGCCTGATCGGCGTGATCTTTTTTCTGCTGATCCCCGTGGTGCTGGTGATCATCCTCAGCTTCGTCAAGTGGGATTTGCTCCGCCCGGCGAAGTTCGTGGGTTTTTCCAACTACCTGAACATCTTCAAGTACGACCACATGGCGCACTCGCTGCTCGTGACGCTGTACTACGTCGTGCTGAACATCCCGATCCAGACCGCCATTGCGCTCGGGTTGGCGATACTGCTCAACCGGCACCTGCCGGCCACCGGTCTGCTGCGCGTCATCTGCGTGCTTCCGTTCCTCGCCACGCCGGTCGCGATGGCAGTCGTGTGGAACTGGTTCTTCGACCCCAACACGGGCGCGATCAACACGCTGCTCTCCCTCGTCGGCATCCACGGTCCGGCCTGGCTGGCCTCCACGGCCACCGCGATGCCGGTCATCGCCTTCGCCAACATCTGGCAGTACGCCGGCTACAACATGCTCTTCTTCCTCGCCGGGTTACAGGCGATACCCAACCACCTCTACGAGGCGGCGCGGGTCGACGGCGCGAGCAAGATCCAGCAATTCACCAGGATCACCTTGCCGCTGCTTCGGCCGACGATGCTGTTCGTGTTGGTGACCGGGGTGATCGGCTCGTTCCAGGTCTTCGACATGGTCTTCGTGCTGACCCAGGGTGGCCCGGGTTATGCGACCCAGGTCGTCAACCTGCAGATCTATCAGTCGGCCTTCGTGGCCTTCAACATCGGTGATGCGTCGGCGATGTCGGTGATCCTGTTCCTCATCATCCTCGCGTTCACTGTCGCGCAATTCGCCTACTTCAGGCGCCGGACCGTCTACGA